The segment TGCCCAATGAGGCATGTCCCAGAAGGGCTGTCCTGCAGCCCGGCATGTAGTCTTATCTAAGGACATCTCTGCTTGCACAGGGACAGCCTTCTGTGACAAATGTGAACCCTAGTTAAATGCGCCAAAGACACACTTACAGAGTTCCTGAACCGTACTTTGGCAAGTCCTTGAAATTTAGACTTAAACATGATGTGCTCTTTGTACTAGGTCTATCTAATAGtggttaatattttatataattataattaacttTATAATCTTGCCTTCCTCAGGATTGTTCTTCAGTATGACCCATGAAGAGAGAATAGATTCTGACAGGAGATCAATCTATGTGGGAAACGTAAGCTGCTTAGATCTCCTTAGATCTCCAGATATTTGAACGTTTCctttcatttgtattttaatcATGTATTCTAGGTGTATGTTTATGCAGTATTGTTTGACTTGCAGGTGGATTATGGAGCAACTGCAGATGAATTGGAGATGTACTTTAACGGCTGTGGCCACGTAAACAGAGTTACAATCCCGTATAATAGATTCACAGGCCATCCAAAAGGGTGCGTATCCTTTCGGctccaaaacaaaatataatttaacatCAAGCATGTTTTATATGAGTATGTTTTCCCTGTAGCTTCGCCTACATTGAGTTCTCAGAGAGGGAGTCGGTGAGGACCGCCATGACTTTAGATGAAACCCTATTCAGAGGGCGTGTCATTAAGGTGAGATGGAAATGTAATGCAATGGCATATGGTTATGCATTACGTGGCAATGTTCACACCACAGCTGGATGTGGCCAAAATAATTTTTGGAAGACATTATTGAGGAAATTATTGAGGAATCAGACttgaaaatgtatgaaaatccagcatttagttgatcctgataaGCGCTCATTATCAGAGTTATAAATATGACGGCTTTCTTtttccatgagggggtttggcatcaTGACAGCTTTTTCCAGGCGGTTCATTAAAGAACGCGACACTGATCAAAACTCTCCCTGATGGGAGAAATTTAAGCTTTTTGAAACATTGAATCAATTACCACTCACTGTTGACCCCTGCTGGTCAGAACTGTGTAAATGCAGTGAAAACAAAGCccaaacatacattaaaaacaCCTTTAACAAACCAATTACAAATGTTTTACTGAAGGTGTCATCTATTAATAAATCATCTTATACCATTAAATATGAAGTGTATataatgtgatttattttattattatattgtaaagCTTGTTTTGTTAGTTTTATGGTGAGTTTGGTTAATCAGACCACTAAGAAACTTTTAGCTACAACTCTTTCTTTTTTACTATACTGTCATTAAatgtctaaaaatgtataaaactgatccGAGATCAGGCAAAAATCATATATAGACACTGGTTCATGAATTCAGAGATCATCGCCCCCTAGCGGCGAAACATTGACATTGTGAAACGTTTCGAAACggtaacgaagccttgtttactgaaatcacatgactttggcagtttgatacaagcTCTGGTTGAAAACAAATGATTCGCAAAAgtcttaaaggtcccgtttttcttgtttttttttttaagctttgattgtgtttatagtgtgcaacataacatgtgttcatgtttcgcgtgtaaaaaaacagtatttttcacataatttacctatctgtataccgctgtttccactgtcataaaaacgggctgaagACTttcttgttctatgaagtccctccttcagaaatacgtaacgagttctgattgtgccagcggttcctgtgttgtgattcgacagcagcttagcgctccttgcccggaaaggtcacgcctcttaccataacgtgtgctgcacatagttttacatgtggattattgtggtggtgtgccgaatgaacacaaaagacaataattcccgagagactgaactctttaatctccacaagcagcgacagaaaatgtacaacgttagcactcactcagaagagtacctcatacggaaaacagccatatacataaacatggtcccctcttgtggccattatgtgcactgcagtccaacattaactattgcagtaaggataccacaattataattttcgggaaccgagttaaacataaattgtcaccattgatctctaagtacagcgtccctgggacggccaaacaaaggtgattggactgcgggatgaaaataacagcgtttcgacgacatggcgacaaacacactctacacacgcaactcttgctcttctccatgggagcgcaacaagaccacgccccctttttgtgtattcctgtgggcggaggttagtcaaactgttttagtgacgtcattaaagaaggaagtagagtgacgtagtccaaactggccgttcgatgtaggcgacttctgttaaataaaatatctcgcttggcattgaactttgagctttaaaattttacagattttatttatactctaacaacaacattacacactaactaaagtttgaaacatgggatcacgaagaacgggacctttaaagcttcataaagcagtgtttcgaaaGTGCCAGacaactgttttccattttgtGTGCCTTAAGCTGGGCATACACTGCGATTTTCGTTAGATTTTGTGCCGGATTCTGACTCGTCGGGCCGAATTTCAGCTTTGTCGTGCAGTGTACAGAGGGATCTGTGAGGTTCATATCACCCTTTTTGGGCATTgcccattttgaattttgtctaaatgcattaaaaaaaaaataataataatattgccGTTTTGTTATAAAAGTCTGTAAGTGTCATCAGCATCATGCCTTGTAATGATTTGTAATTTGCCAGCTGTAATAGCTGGTCTTAATAGATTCCTTCATGCTAACACAGACCGATTTTACCACAGTCGGCCAAACTTTCTGTCCGGCGTTTTGATTTtctttcgaactcctcctagactgtttgTGTGATTTTTCACCAAaacatcttcagaccatgccggcAAGAAGTTATGGATTTCGTGTCGATAGACGAAACTATTATCGTTTACCCAATCAACGAATTTGATGGCATGATGCCAAAACGACTctaaggctgtatctctgcaagtCTTTGGCATATTGCCAACAAACTTTGTCATTATCACCCCACAATGACCACACAACATCAATTtagtcacagcgccacctattggtcaagTGATAAGCAATTAAATCATATTACTAGTGATTCTATTTGATTTTTCAGACATTTTgactaaaataattttaaaatgtctatAATTACTCATTGTTGCAGTTTGTCCGACTacttcatttttgttttcttctcaTAAACATACAACAGCCTACCATTATATGCATGTGGTTCAGTTTTGCATGTCCAATATGGGCCaaattttaattatgtaaaCAATCAAGAAAAACGTAATTGtgcacattaaaaatgtaattgggCTATATTCACACTCTTGTGGTGTGAATGTAGCCATAGCATCTCCAGTGTTGTTTTCCTTGTAATgaatctgtttttttgtttgcaatgaaatataaatctgtGACAGGAGGAAACCATTTCATTTCAAGCTCTTTGTGCACTAGGTATTGCCAAAAAGAACAAACATTCCAGGTTTCAGGACTACAGATACGAACTTGCGTGGAGGCTGGTCCCGAGGACGGGGTTTCCGTGCCT is part of the Chanodichthys erythropterus isolate Z2021 chromosome 11, ASM2448905v1, whole genome shotgun sequence genome and harbors:
- the pabpn1l gene encoding embryonic polyadenylate-binding protein 2, yielding MDESDMQYEVERQFPYSPQAGLFFSMTHEERIDSDRRSIYVGNVDYGATADELEMYFNGCGHVNRVTIPYNRFTGHPKGFAYIEFSERESVRTAMTLDETLFRGRVIKVLPKRTNIPGFRTTDTNLRGGWSRGRGFRASRFYNPFRGCHFIRENGRAHPWVDSF